The following are from one region of the Gloeomargarita lithophora Alchichica-D10 genome:
- a CDS encoding helix-turn-helix domain-containing protein, producing MAIPTQNLQLPTESEIQLSQVSSRVLASYSNQGQPNLRLSVVDADGHENPVVIPASAFYLLVDILSQMARGNAVTVIPIHYEFTTQEAADVLNVSRPFLIKLLESGVIPYRTVGKHRRVRFQDVMDYKRKTDEARTQVLDELVLQAQELGMGY from the coding sequence ATGGCAATCCCTACCCAAAATCTCCAACTACCAACGGAGTCTGAGATACAGCTTTCTCAAGTCAGTAGCCGGGTTCTTGCGTCATACTCCAACCAGGGGCAACCCAACCTGCGGCTTAGCGTCGTTGATGCAGATGGGCATGAGAATCCGGTCGTTATCCCTGCTTCTGCCTTCTATTTGTTGGTAGATATTCTGAGTCAGATGGCACGCGGTAATGCGGTCACCGTCATTCCGATTCATTATGAATTCACAACGCAGGAGGCGGCGGATGTGCTCAACGTTTCCCGCCCTTTTCTGATCAAGCTCCTGGAGTCTGGAGTGATTCCCTATCGAACGGTGGGGAAACATCGTCGAGTCCGCTTCCAAGATGTGATGGATTATAAACGTAAAACGGACGAAGCCAGAACCCAAGTTTTGGATGAGTTAGTCCTCCAAGCTCAAGAACTCGGTATGGGTTATTAA
- a CDS encoding PIN domain-containing protein translates to MYSHYTALYDACVLYPAPLRDVLMQLALTDLFRAKWTDQIHDEWMRNVLKNKPHLNSEQLTRTKNLMNSCVRDCLITGYESLIPSLQLPDSKDCHVLAVAIRGGVDVIITFNEKDFPKQILLPYDIEVQHPDDFIACVMDLRQAKVAEAIESVRKRLRNPPKTKEEYFKILLQQRLPVTVSMLRELGDEI, encoded by the coding sequence ATGTATTCTCACTACACAGCACTTTATGATGCCTGTGTCCTTTACCCAGCACCTCTGCGAGATGTGTTAATGCAACTGGCGCTGACTGATCTTTTTCGAGCTAAATGGACAGATCAAATCCACGATGAGTGGATGCGAAATGTACTCAAAAATAAACCTCACCTGAACTCAGAACAACTCACTCGAACCAAAAACTTGATGAATAGCTGTGTTCGAGACTGTCTGATTACTGGCTATGAATCTTTGATTCCATCATTGCAGTTACCAGATTCAAAGGATTGCCATGTGCTTGCCGTAGCTATCCGCGGGGGTGTGGATGTTATTATCACCTTTAATGAAAAAGATTTTCCCAAGCAGATATTACTGCCATACGACATAGAGGTGCAGCACCCTGATGATTTCATTGCGTGTGTTATGGATCTGCGGCAAGCTAAAGTGGCGGAAGCGATAGAATCGGTCAGAAAACGATTACGGAATCCGCCTAAGACTAAGGAAGAATACTTCAAAATTCTTTTGCAACAGAGGCTTCCAGTAACCGTTTCTATGTTGCGTGAACTTGGCGACGAGATATGA
- the trpB gene encoding tryptophan synthase subunit beta, producing MVTQVPDALGRFGRFGGKYVPETLMPALGELEQVYWACKDDPQFQQELQLLYKNYVGRPTPLYFAERLSRYYQQSDGTYPLIYLKREDLNHTGAHKINNALGQVLLAQRMGKQRIIAETGAGQHGVATATVCARFGLDCVIYMGVQDMERQALNVFRMRLLGARVQPVAAGTGTLKDATSEAIRDWVTNVEATHYILGSVAGPHPYPMMVRDFQSVIGQETRAQCWELWQGLPDVLLACVGGGSNAMGLFHEFISEPRVRLIGVEAAGEGVSTGKHAATLTQGRVGVLHGAMSYLLQDDQGQVVEPHSISAGLDYPGVGPEHSYLQETGRATYASVTDGEALNALQRVSQLEGIIPALETAHAFAYLETLAPQCAPGTRMVINCSGRGDKDVQTVMKHLHL from the coding sequence ATGGTTACGCAGGTGCCAGATGCTTTGGGTCGGTTTGGTCGCTTTGGCGGTAAGTACGTCCCGGAAACTTTGATGCCTGCCCTAGGGGAGTTGGAGCAGGTTTATTGGGCGTGTAAGGATGACCCCCAATTTCAGCAAGAATTACAACTTTTGTACAAAAATTATGTGGGACGGCCTACGCCGCTGTACTTTGCCGAACGTTTAAGTCGTTATTACCAGCAATCCGATGGCACTTATCCCCTGATATACCTCAAGCGGGAAGACCTGAATCACACGGGGGCGCACAAAATTAACAATGCTTTGGGGCAGGTGTTGTTGGCGCAACGGATGGGCAAACAGCGGATTATTGCGGAAACGGGGGCGGGTCAGCATGGGGTGGCGACGGCGACGGTGTGTGCCCGGTTTGGCCTGGATTGTGTGATTTATATGGGCGTGCAGGATATGGAGCGTCAGGCTCTGAATGTATTTCGGATGCGTTTGTTGGGAGCGCGGGTACAGCCGGTGGCCGCCGGGACAGGAACGCTTAAGGATGCGACTTCCGAGGCGATTCGGGATTGGGTAACCAACGTGGAAGCCACCCACTATATCCTCGGTTCGGTGGCGGGGCCGCATCCCTATCCCATGATGGTGCGGGATTTCCAGAGTGTGATTGGGCAAGAGACCCGGGCGCAATGTTGGGAGTTGTGGCAGGGTTTGCCGGATGTGCTGTTGGCCTGTGTGGGGGGCGGCTCGAATGCGATGGGGCTGTTCCATGAATTTATCTCAGAACCGCGGGTGCGCCTGATTGGGGTGGAAGCGGCGGGCGAGGGGGTGAGTACCGGGAAACACGCCGCCACCTTGACCCAGGGGCGGGTGGGGGTGCTGCACGGGGCGATGAGTTATCTTTTGCAGGATGACCAGGGGCAGGTGGTGGAGCCGCATTCGATCAGTGCCGGGTTGGACTATCCGGGGGTGGGGCCGGAGCATAGTTATTTGCAGGAAACCGGGCGGGCGACCTACGCCAGCGTCACCGACGGGGAAGCCCTGAACGCTTTACAACGGGTGAGCCAGTTGGAGGGGATTATTCCCGCCCTGGAAACCGCCCATGCCTTTGCCTATCTGGAAACCCTAGCACCGCAATGTGCCCCCGGCACCCGCATGGTCATCAACTGTTCTGGGCGGGGGGACAAGGATGTGCAAACGGTGATGAAACACCTGCACCTGTGA
- a CDS encoding NAD-dependent epimerase/dehydratase family protein, translating to MTTAIITGSCGLIGSESVRFMVSQGFQVVGIDNNMRSYFLGEYASTDWNRKLLQEAHNHQYFHHNMDIRDRASVEKLFACFSTDIDLIIHTAAQPSHEWAEKDPHTDFTVNANGTLALLEATRLYCPNAVFIFTSTNKVYGDTPNSLPLQELETRWEIDPNHVYYQGIDERMSIDNSKHSLYGASKLAADILVQEYGKFFDMKTACFRGGCLTGPAHSGTELHGFLSYLMKCTITGTPYSIFGYKGKQVRDNIHSNDLVNAFYHFYQNPRCGEVYNIGGSRHSNCSVLEAITICETIANKKLDYTYVDNHRAGDHIWYISNVNKFRDHFPDWEYKYGLSDILKDIYHAQIDRLGL from the coding sequence ATGACTACTGCCATAATTACTGGCTCCTGTGGACTAATAGGTTCTGAGAGTGTGCGCTTCATGGTTTCTCAAGGTTTTCAGGTGGTAGGAATTGATAATAATATGCGTTCGTATTTTTTGGGAGAGTATGCCTCTACCGATTGGAATCGGAAACTGCTTCAAGAAGCCCATAATCATCAGTATTTTCACCACAATATGGATATTCGAGACCGGGCATCAGTAGAAAAATTATTTGCTTGTTTCTCTACGGATATTGATTTAATCATCCATACGGCGGCACAACCCTCTCACGAATGGGCAGAAAAAGACCCCCACACGGATTTTACAGTCAATGCTAATGGCACTTTAGCCCTACTAGAGGCTACCCGTTTGTATTGTCCCAATGCCGTTTTTATTTTTACTTCCACCAATAAAGTATATGGGGATACGCCAAATTCTTTACCGCTACAAGAATTAGAAACTCGCTGGGAAATTGACCCCAATCATGTGTACTATCAGGGTATTGATGAGCGGATGTCAATTGACAATTCTAAACATTCTTTATATGGTGCGTCAAAGCTGGCGGCTGATATTTTAGTCCAAGAATATGGCAAGTTTTTTGACATGAAAACGGCCTGTTTTAGGGGGGGATGCCTCACCGGGCCAGCCCATTCGGGTACTGAATTGCACGGATTTCTCTCTTATTTGATGAAATGTACCATTACGGGAACGCCCTATAGTATTTTTGGCTATAAAGGCAAGCAAGTTAGAGATAATATACACAGTAATGATCTGGTCAATGCTTTTTATCACTTCTATCAAAATCCTCGCTGTGGTGAAGTTTACAATATAGGTGGCTCCAGACACAGCAATTGCTCAGTTTTAGAGGCTATCACTATTTGTGAAACAATTGCAAACAAGAAATTGGACTACACCTATGTTGATAATCATCGAGCCGGTGACCATATATGGTATATCTCCAATGTCAATAAATTTAGAGACCATTTTCCTGATTGGGAGTATAAATACGGTCTAAGCGATATTCTGAAGGATATTTATCATGCCCAGATTGATAGGCTTGGACTCTAG
- a CDS encoding CHAT domain-containing protein: protein MSVRAQITPNGLGTQVNQNGNTFNIQGGTQSGRNLFHSFHQFGLNQGQVANFFSNPNIANILARVNGGSASYINGLIQVLGGNSNLFLMNPAGIIFGPNASLNVPAAFTATTADRILFPGGSFNAYGNNDYAQLVGEPIGFAFDRKDPAAIVNEGKLTVNPGQSVSLIAGQVINTGTIQAPNGNITITAVPGENLVRLSQTGQLLSLEFNPQQAAQYADNAGNIPITRLPELLTGGGVTTVTQNSNGTVSVAGSNLQIPTATGTTIISGKLDVSSGNQTGGKVGVFGTNIALVNSEISASGFTGGGEILIGGEFQGKGTQPNAQYTFVNNTSKLSADAISTGDGGRVIVWADKNTQFSGTIAAKGGELSGNGGFVEVSGKENLGFQGKVDTSAPQGKAGTLLLDPNNITIDLIGLNDLEILDGEILFGDGGTGDFTISTLALVLALVNGDVILQATNNITLQTTINYNGIGANRNLTFEANNNIFINAGIFDSAPGGESLNVNFQANFDGIGGGNVVLNDPLIKTEGANFTASGVDINVKAGSVIETISPTGNSGNITLNGTGQVAIFGGATVTTSTNANNNAGNIIINAVSNITIDDFLSTGVVGLGTGNAGSISIASTNGNITTTSLNAQTQGTGTAGDITLSALGITTTGGTITNSSTGGGTPGNISLTATDSGINIVNTQILSGGGMITIDGTSTSGSGVIIQNNSIINSGTGGINITGFTNANVDDTDGILISSGSEITSLDSFIEIFGTNEASGGDDQSGVRFNTGGKIIGLGTTDIQIDGLSSLSPVNTSGVRLETAGTVISADQGNINIRGGGRNTDPSTRSVFIDATSDIISNKNVFVDGNGVVPNGGNINLLGNINGSEVGVSGVGITQVNNISASGGDIFVGGELGATILAGGIVSTSAVGFDSGNITLESSAGAVNILGTITTEALGNDNAGNITINAAGNFSADTLISSSVTGVGTGNAGDISITSGASLLLNSNLFTTTDGTGKGGNITLNSTGIIDTNAGLVSSASTGGGDGGNITFNAGGNILVNNIFNTGEAGGNVSLTSTTGDIDLSAASFGISTAGPSLGSGDITLTANNGSIINAANLFSSSLDSQSGSINITAGSDVNVGTFNSASDNGIGGNITVNAGGDIFVGNTLANVTVLGSGTGGDISFTSSNGLIQIIGNTDTSTLGTGVAGSVNLTAKNSINVSTPIFTVANGAAASGDITITSINSTITTDQLNSSSFTSGDGGKVTLGAFGDITVNEEIFTTANGLDHGGAIEITSTNGKVDIIGQVNSLSTFASAGDVTITAKNSVNLAGGLLAPGANGGGDVSVVSNTDSITIGNLSLNTIGGNGTGGTVNLQAATTIDVPFGIETTSNLQGGDIKLIAGGDITVGNGTFLGLRSFGTASGNAGTIQITSTGGSLNVNSNPFEGIIASATSGTAGSININVANDVNVTGQITSGSTNSISKSTTITAGGDVNVLGKVQASSNVAGGAGLITIDGADITLTDGWGTGNGGGVKITADTLTTGASNSGSSAVNLTVGDVNFLGTIEGFGFLGAGTITITAPTGGVFVNDTGLGLNLTPGDLAQLSGFSTVTLGSSTIPLTVGIGGITFTSSAVLVGNTVNVQGNVTSPGTLTLAAANNLNVIGDLDATAINLNSGGGSNFSGNLTSAGGAISFNIASVINLTQNLNLNDPTTIQAGSINANGFNIFNTNFDTNILAPGAINLNDIITSGGAVTINSGSSVAINKIQTFSPMGSGAITISASGDIKTGNLQTEIISFAVDGAPISLTSGGTVTTGDILTFSQGGGNGGAVNIIASTAVTTQAIDTSSTTGIGGKVFIDPIGDVQVKYINTQGGTQGGDVDITAGRYFRAIGAFTDNGGVTASISTRGGSGGAITIKHGGNGIVPFIVGDASVNGTLGAITTGGFTILPFEEFLNSTILGNIRILTLGAGSNSIVNNILFSVELGDSPLEIELDEGETTLDTDAIDTAEIADRLAAGDIEAVATLDQLFADQFADFYGAEPLNNFRTVAEVQNALADMAAQTGTRPALLYILADERQLNLVLIPPGRGQGVADIPILEVVLNNLESEVQLLTQKPGAPATYRAVPEAKGEVLAKTISQFLNGIKDPRQRNSENYKKPAQQLYQWLIAPIEAALEANKIDTIMLVPDVGLRTLPYGALFDGQQFLIEKYSIGQIPSINLVDMNYRKLQGSTVLAMGASEFKQQQPLPAVPIELQTIAQEWGGKVFMNQEFTIDNLVKERQRTQFQMLHLATHGEFRPSRLTDSYIEFWNDRLLLNQLRELPLRQPPVELMVLSACRTAVGDKNTELGFAGLAVGAGVKSVVASSWYVSDEGTLGLMSEFYQQLQNAPTKALALRQVQIGMIRGDVRLQNNQIVRPNRPAIKIDANIGNRQLSHPYYWAAFTMIGSPW, encoded by the coding sequence ATGTCTGTCCGGGCTCAAATCACGCCCAACGGTTTGGGTACACAGGTTAATCAAAATGGTAATACATTTAATATCCAGGGCGGCACCCAATCCGGGCGCAATTTATTTCATAGCTTTCACCAATTCGGATTGAATCAAGGGCAGGTCGCCAACTTTTTTAGTAACCCCAATATCGCCAATATATTAGCCAGAGTCAATGGGGGTTCTGCGTCCTATATCAATGGATTAATTCAGGTTTTGGGCGGGAATAGCAATCTATTTTTAATGAATCCAGCGGGGATTATCTTTGGGCCGAACGCATCCTTGAATGTGCCAGCGGCCTTTACTGCCACCACTGCGGATAGAATTTTATTTCCCGGTGGTAGTTTCAATGCCTATGGTAATAATGACTACGCCCAATTAGTCGGGGAACCGATTGGATTTGCCTTTGATCGCAAAGACCCAGCAGCGATAGTAAATGAGGGAAAATTAACCGTCAATCCGGGGCAAAGCGTCAGCCTCATTGCGGGACAAGTAATTAACACCGGCACCATTCAAGCCCCCAACGGCAACATTACCATTACCGCTGTACCGGGGGAAAATTTAGTGCGTTTATCGCAAACGGGACAATTATTAAGTTTAGAATTTAACCCCCAACAGGCGGCACAATATGCGGATAATGCCGGGAATATCCCGATCACCCGCTTACCCGAATTACTCACTGGGGGCGGGGTAACAACCGTGACCCAAAATAGCAATGGTACGGTGAGTGTCGCCGGGTCTAATTTGCAAATTCCGACCGCAACGGGAACCACTATTATTTCTGGTAAATTAGATGTTTCTAGTGGCAATCAAACCGGTGGTAAGGTGGGGGTATTTGGCACCAATATCGCCTTAGTGAATAGTGAAATAAGTGCTTCGGGATTCACCGGCGGCGGCGAAATTTTGATCGGGGGTGAATTTCAAGGGAAAGGAACGCAACCCAACGCCCAATATACGTTTGTGAATAATACTTCCAAATTATCAGCCGATGCAATTAGTACGGGCGATGGGGGCAGGGTGATTGTCTGGGCGGATAAAAATACCCAATTTTCAGGAACGATTGCCGCTAAAGGTGGGGAATTGTCTGGAAATGGGGGTTTTGTCGAAGTTTCTGGGAAGGAAAACTTGGGATTTCAGGGTAAAGTGGATACTTCCGCACCCCAAGGTAAAGCGGGCACCTTACTACTTGATCCCAACAATATCACCATCGATCTTATTGGTCTTAATGATTTGGAGATTTTAGATGGAGAGATTTTATTTGGAGATGGCGGGACTGGGGATTTTACCATCAGTACCTTAGCGTTAGTACTCGCCCTAGTCAACGGTGATGTGATCCTGCAAGCTACTAATAATATTACTTTGCAAACCACTATTAATTACAACGGTATTGGAGCTAATCGTAACCTCACATTTGAAGCTAATAATAATATCTTTATCAATGCCGGAATTTTTGATAGTGCTCCCGGTGGCGAAAGTCTAAACGTGAATTTTCAAGCTAATTTTGATGGCATTGGGGGTGGGAATGTAGTATTAAATGATCCCCTAATTAAAACAGAGGGGGCAAATTTCACTGCTAGTGGTGTTGATATTAATGTTAAGGCTGGGTCAGTAATTGAAACTATTAGTCCTACAGGCAATTCTGGGAATATCACCCTCAATGGGACGGGGCAAGTCGCCATTTTCGGTGGTGCGACTGTAACTACTAGCACTAATGCGAATAATAATGCTGGAAATATCATCATCAATGCGGTTAGTAATATCACAATAGATGATTTTTTATCCACCGGTGTGGTGGGTCTAGGTACTGGAAATGCGGGTAGTATTTCAATTGCTTCAACAAATGGCAATATCACCACAACTTCTCTTAATGCACAAACCCAAGGCACAGGAACCGCTGGAGATATTACGCTGTCCGCCTTGGGAATTACGACAACGGGTGGCACGATTACTAATAGTTCAACGGGTGGAGGGACACCGGGTAATATCTCCCTGACAGCCACAGATAGTGGCATCAATATCGTTAATACCCAAATCCTATCCGGGGGTGGAATGATTACTATTGATGGTACATCTACCTCTGGTTCGGGAGTGATTATTCAAAATAATAGTATTATTAACTCAGGTACAGGCGGTATTAACATTACTGGATTTACGAATGCCAATGTTGATGATACAGACGGTATTCTCATCAGTTCAGGCAGTGAAATTACCAGCCTTGATTCATTCATTGAGATATTTGGAACCAATGAGGCATCGGGTGGTGATGATCAAAGTGGAGTGAGATTTAATACGGGTGGGAAAATCATAGGATTAGGCACTACCGATATTCAGATTGATGGTCTGAGTTCCCTATCACCTGTCAACACATCGGGAGTGCGTTTGGAAACCGCTGGAACTGTAATTTCTGCTGACCAAGGAAATATCAATATTCGAGGGGGTGGACGGAATACTGATCCTTCAACCCGGTCTGTTTTTATAGATGCTACCAGTGATATTATTAGTAATAAAAATGTTTTTGTTGATGGAAATGGTGTAGTCCCAAATGGGGGTAATATCAACCTTTTAGGGAATATCAATGGGTCAGAAGTAGGTGTGAGTGGTGTGGGGATTACTCAAGTGAATAATATCAGTGCCTCTGGGGGAGATATTTTTGTCGGCGGTGAATTGGGAGCGACTATTTTAGCTGGAGGGATTGTATCAACCAGTGCGGTGGGATTTGATAGCGGTAATATCACACTAGAATCTAGTGCGGGGGCAGTGAATATATTAGGGACGATTACAACCGAAGCATTAGGAAATGATAACGCTGGCAATATCACCATCAATGCCGCAGGTAATTTTAGTGCTGATACATTGATCTCAAGCAGTGTCACAGGGGTGGGCACGGGCAATGCCGGGGATATTTCGATTACTTCCGGGGCGAGTTTACTCCTTAACTCTAATTTATTTACAACTACAGATGGTACGGGCAAAGGGGGAAATATAACCCTAAATAGCACGGGTATTATTGATACTAATGCGGGTTTGGTTAGTAGTGCGTCAACCGGCGGTGGTGATGGTGGCAATATCACATTTAATGCGGGGGGAAATATCCTGGTTAATAATATTTTTAACACCGGTGAGGCGGGGGGAAATGTTAGCTTAACCAGTACCACTGGTGATATTGATTTATCAGCGGCATCCTTTGGGATTAGCACAGCGGGGCCAAGTTTGGGAAGTGGCGATATTACTTTGACCGCAAACAATGGCAGTATTATTAATGCCGCAAATCTCTTCAGCAGTTCGCTTGACTCTCAGAGTGGGAGCATTAATATCACCGCAGGTAGCGATGTTAATGTTGGTACCTTTAATAGTGCTAGTGATAACGGCATTGGTGGAAATATCACTGTGAACGCCGGGGGTGATATTTTTGTTGGCAATACGTTAGCAAATGTCACGGTTTTGGGCAGTGGTACGGGGGGAGATATTAGTTTCACAAGTAGTAATGGATTGATTCAAATTATCGGCAATACTGATACGAGCACACTTGGTACAGGTGTCGCCGGTTCAGTTAATTTAACGGCCAAAAATAGCATTAATGTCAGCACTCCCATTTTCACGGTAGCAAACGGGGCAGCGGCCAGTGGCGATATTACGATCACCAGCATTAATAGCACAATTACAACCGATCAACTCAACAGCAGTAGTTTTACCTCTGGTGATGGTGGCAAAGTTACGCTTGGTGCGTTTGGTGATATTACGGTTAACGAAGAAATTTTTACCACTGCCAATGGTTTGGATCATGGGGGAGCGATTGAAATCACCAGTACCAACGGCAAGGTAGATATTATTGGTCAAGTGAATAGTCTTAGCACTTTTGCCAGTGCCGGTGATGTCACAATCACTGCCAAAAATTCGGTGAATCTTGCGGGTGGTTTACTTGCTCCTGGTGCGAATGGCGGCGGGGATGTCAGTGTGGTTAGTAATACCGATAGCATCACGATTGGCAATCTTAGTTTGAATACTATCGGCGGTAATGGCACTGGAGGAACTGTTAATTTACAAGCGGCAACGACCATTGATGTTCCCTTTGGAATCGAGACGACTTCTAACCTGCAAGGGGGGGATATTAAATTAATTGCCGGGGGGGATATTACGGTGGGAAATGGTACCTTTTTAGGGTTGCGGAGTTTTGGTACAGCGAGTGGCAATGCTGGGACGATTCAAATCACCAGTACCGGAGGTAGTTTGAATGTTAATTCCAACCCATTTGAAGGGATTATTGCCAGCGCCACAAGTGGCACCGCCGGGAGTATCAATATCAATGTTGCCAATGATGTCAATGTAACCGGTCAAATCACGAGTGGATCAACCAATAGTATTTCTAAAAGCACCACCATTACCGCCGGTGGGGATGTCAATGTGTTGGGTAAGGTGCAGGCCAGTTCTAACGTGGCGGGCGGGGCAGGATTGATCACTATTGACGGTGCGGACATAACCTTGACGGATGGCTGGGGTACGGGTAACGGGGGTGGGGTGAAAATTACTGCCGATACTTTGACCACCGGGGCATCCAATTCCGGGAGTAGTGCTGTTAATTTAACAGTCGGAGATGTGAATTTCTTAGGTACTATTGAGGGGTTTGGTTTTTTGGGAGCCGGGACAATTACCATTACCGCCCCAACCGGCGGTGTATTTGTTAATGATACGGGGTTAGGATTAAATTTAACCCCAGGGGATTTAGCACAATTGAGCGGGTTTAGTACCGTCACCTTAGGAAGTAGCACTATTCCCTTAACCGTCGGTATAGGAGGAATTACCTTCACCTCATCAGCGGTTTTGGTTGGCAATACGGTCAATGTTCAGGGAAATGTTACCAGCCCTGGCACACTCACCCTAGCAGCGGCTAATAATCTCAACGTAATTGGTGACTTAGATGCAACCGCAATTAACTTAAACTCAGGGGGTGGTAGTAATTTTTCTGGTAATTTAACATCCGCCGGTGGGGCAATCAGTTTTAATATCGCCAGTGTGATCAATCTAACTCAAAACCTAAACTTGAACGACCCAACCACGATTCAAGCGGGTAGTATCAACGCCAATGGTTTTAATATCTTTAACACCAATTTTGATACCAATATCCTTGCGCCGGGAGCGATTAACTTAAATGACATCATTACTTCAGGCGGTGCGGTCACAATTAATAGTGGTAGTAGCGTGGCGATTAATAAAATCCAAACCTTTTCTCCAATGGGTTCAGGAGCGATTACAATTAGTGCATCCGGGGATATAAAAACCGGCAATTTGCAGACAGAAATCATTTCCTTTGCCGTTGATGGTGCGCCCATTTCCCTGACCAGTGGTGGCACGGTAACAACAGGGGATATTTTGACTTTTTCCCAAGGCGGTGGTAATGGGGGAGCCGTGAATATCATTGCCTCAACGGCGGTGACAACTCAAGCGATTGATACTTCTTCTACTACTGGCATTGGTGGCAAAGTTTTCATTGACCCGATTGGTGATGTCCAAGTGAAATATATCAATACCCAAGGCGGGACTCAGGGTGGCGATGTGGATATTACGGCGGGACGATATTTCCGGGCAATTGGTGCATTTACTGACAACGGGGGAGTGACTGCGAGTATTTCTACAAGGGGTGGTAGTGGCGGTGCAATTACGATTAAACATGGGGGAAATGGCATTGTACCTTTTATCGTCGGAGATGCCAGTGTCAATGGCACTTTGGGAGCGATTACCACCGGTGGATTTACTATTTTACCTTTTGAAGAATTTCTCAATTCAACCATTTTGGGCAATATCCGAATTCTTACTCTCGGTGCGGGTAGCAATAGCATTGTAAATAACATTTTATTTTCCGTTGAATTAGGGGATTCTCCCTTAGAGATTGAGTTGGATGAAGGAGAAACAACCCTCGATACGGATGCAATTGATACCGCTGAAATTGCTGATAGATTAGCCGCTGGTGACATTGAAGCCGTTGCCACCCTTGACCAATTATTTGCTGATCAGTTTGCGGATTTTTATGGTGCCGAACCCCTGAATAATTTCCGCACCGTTGCTGAGGTACAAAATGCTTTAGCGGATATGGCCGCCCAAACCGGCACCCGCCCCGCTTTGTTGTATATCTTGGCCGATGAACGCCAACTGAATTTAGTTCTCATTCCTCCCGGTCGTGGTCAGGGTGTGGCAGATATTCCCATTTTAGAAGTTGTTTTGAATAATTTAGAATCAGAAGTCCAATTGCTCACCCAAAAACCAGGGGCACCAGCGACTTATCGTGCCGTACCTGAAGCGAAAGGGGAAGTACTAGCTAAAACCATTAGCCAATTTTTGAATGGCATCAAAGACCCCCGCCAACGAAATAGTGAAAACTATAAAAAACCGGCGCAACAACTCTATCAATGGTTAATCGCTCCCATTGAGGCCGCCCTGGAAGCAAATAAAATTGATACCATCATGCTGGTTCCCGATGTCGGATTGCGTACCCTGCCCTATGGAGCCTTATTTGATGGGCAACAATTCCTGATCGAAAAATACAGTATCGGCCAAATTCCTAGTATTAATCTTGTGGATATGAACTATAGGAAACTTCAAGGGAGTACCGTATTGGCGATGGGTGCTTCAGAATTTAAGCAACAACAACCATTACCTGCGGTTCCCATTGAGTTACAAACTATTGCCCAAGAATGGGGTGGCAAAGTTTTTATGAATCAAGAATTTACCATTGATAATTTAGTCAAAGAACGACAACGTACCCAGTTTCAAATGTTGCATTTAGCGACCCACGGAGAATTTCGTCCTAGCCGCTTGACCGATTCTTATATTGAATTTTGGAATGACCGTTTATTGCTCAATCAATTGCGGGAATTACCCCTGCGTCAACCGCCGGTAGAATTGATGGTTTTGAGTGCGTGTCGCACAGCAGTTGGGGATAAAAATACGGAGCTAGGGTTTGCCGGTTTAGCAGTGGGGGCGGGGGTAAAATCCGTGGTAGCCAGTTCCTGGTATGTGAGTGATGAGGGTACCTTGGGCTTGATGAGTGAATTTTATCAGCAACTACAAAATGCTCCCACTAAAGCTTTGGCTCTGCGACAGGTACAGATTGGTATGATTCGGGGTGATGTGCGCCTGCAAAACAATCAAATTGTGCGCCCCAATCGTCCTGCAATTAAAATAGATGCCAATATTGGGAATCGTCAACTCAGCCATCCTTACTACTGGGCGGCCTTCACGATGATTGGTAGCCCGTGGTAA